CTGACATCTGACACGAGCCTAGTAAAAGGCCGAATCAGATTCAGACGTGGAGTCAGCAAAAAACAAAACATTCCAAAATAGATGACATTACTTGGGAAATAGAACTCAAACTTGATCTAAAATGTTACCAAGAGTGGTAGTGTTACCACTTTCAGTTATGCGACAGCCAACATTGCTATTACTAGACTATTGGGGATGGTATCCAAGTCCATGTATGACAAAACATTTTCGAGCTGGTCTTGTTTGAGTGCATCCCAAACACTGACGGACCCATCACTGGGCTAAAGGGGGCTATAGCCCGGAGGAGATTGATATAAATTTTAGTTTTAGAGTGAGTAATCTGTATGTTATGAGAATTCAGCCCATTCACTAGCCCTACCTTATAAATGATCTTGGGTCCATCCCTGATCCCAAATAATCTGATACCCTATTTATAATCATGGCACGAATGCCTTTCAATCATGGAGTTTAATTTTGGGCACTCTTTCCAGAGTTTTGCATGAGGATACTAAAGATTTAAACAGGGCCCTGCTATCCATATCCATGGAAATTTCAGGATTGCTTCCTTATTGGTACACCTTCCCGCTCTTCTAAAGTGTTAGAATTTTTTTATTGTGTTCCTTTCATAAATAATactactaaaaaaaaatcaaatgatgAGATCGAAATATCCATGATTTATATGGGTTGATACCACCATTATTAGGGGCTGATACCATTTAGCCGATCCAACGATCAGGATCATTTAAGATCTTTTTGTCCAATGTGAAATGGTATCAGCCCCTAATAATCTGGTATCAGCCCATACAAATCGTGAAAATGTCAGGCAAACATTTTCTTTAGAATGGTTCTACACATACCGTCCATCTAAACAATACTAAAACAACCTCCCCACATTAAGGATGGCCCCTGCCCATTGGGGTTAGCAGAGAGTCACTTCTGGGCCCCACTAATGACAcattaagagcatctccaatagaaggtgtaaaaaatcctacgtggatttttcatttagtccttttatttatggggtctatacatagagtaaatataggacctcatatctaaaaatccgtctCCAACAGTGAGAAATTTAAcccttagaattaaaagaaaattggttaaaaccatgacgtggaggtgcaaccagaggtgtagataacactttcttgaacaccttcatatttagtaattggtccctcctaacttccaggacactactgttggagatggatttatgccaaacgggactctaaaatcctacgtgtcaataaaaataaatagattcacactctcttggagatgctctaagagttttcgatttttttttaacaGAATGCAAAATACTTGTGGTACATTAATGTTGGATATATTTGTCATGACTTGTTTCTAAGAGTGTCTTGAGAAAGGCACCTGATAAAAGGACCTGTGCATATAGACATAGTGAAGTAAATTTCATACATaagttgtcaaaaaaaaaatgacataGCCATCTTCTTCTAGACAAGATACTGTGCATGTCATGCAGTGTTCAACTGAGCTTCAACAGCTTCCCTGTAGCCAAGCAGCAAGAAGCAGTATAAGAAACAACCAGATGAATATCACCGGGAAAAGAGACTCGGCCACACTTGAAGTAAATGACTTGGGAACATAATTGGCTCAAAAAATAAAACCAACGAGAAAATGTTGGTCTATCAAgtaaaaaatagggaaaaaaatcttttttttttattacttcTTGAATCTGATAAACCATCTCGGGTTTTGACTGCCAGATGTGACTTCAAAGTTCATTTTGTGATGAGACAGAACATGAACTCAAGGTTAATATCGATAAAACAAAATTAAGGGGGTAGACGGGTAGTAGAACAGAACCTGTATGCATCTTTAAGTTCTTGGTTATTAGGACTCAACTTCAAACCTTCGAGGAAGGCTTCTTGCGCACATCTGTATCTCTGCAATAAAGAATGCAACAAATGAAAATTGAAAACACTGTCCGCGTTTTTTTGTTCTCTTGCTTGATAAAGAGTAAGAATTTGTGTTCTAAAAAATCAAAGACGAACCAATAACGAGATTAGCTGCGAAAAAAACCAAGAAGCAGCAAGATAAACAGCGGAAACACGAAACAAGAAATACATTTCACTTTATCTttcttttgaaggaaggaaaagaaagaaagaaagaaaacacttACTTTTAGTAAATTGTACGCTACACCAGCCCGGTAGTATGCCTTAGGCCAATCTGGTCTTAGCAATATGCATTTACTGGCAGTTTCTAAAGCCGACTTGCCGTCTTTCACACGGGCCCAACACATACTCCGGTTAGAAAGTACATTTGCGTCATAAGGAGCAATATCGCTTGCCTATGTTCGCATCATAAAACAAAGTACATAAGTTATGTGATGGTTGCTTCACATAACAtaagaaagaatgaaaaaaaatgaattaaataTGGGAGAAATTGAGATAGCAATTGTCACTAAAAGCAACCAGGTAAAAGAATTAATATAGAGGGGTATTAAGTTCATCGAATAAAGGCAGTATCCGGTAGAAACtcgtgagaagaaaaaaaatagttaaATCTTTCAACAGAGTTTAGAAAATGAGTAGATCTCGAACAAACACCAAAAGCCTGATTGAATCAACGAAAGTATATATTCTCAATAAACTGAAAAATATTGTGTCAGGGGATCTAAAATAGTGAGAACAACCTTACACTGAACCAAAATACGACTTCAAGTATTGGAGCTACTGAAAACACAGCCATTTGAAAGAAGAAAATGGATGTGTAACTTAACGAAAAAGTTCCAGCCGTAGACTAATATTGTTCAGCCGTAGACTAATATTGTTCAGCAACTAAATAGTTAAGACTAGACCAGGCCGCTAGGTTATGCAGCAGTTTCTAACCCTCTCGGAAGGAGAAATTGGGATAGAGAGGTCAAACAGAGTTTATTCAACGACTTACTTACGATAGAATGCTGAACATACATTACTAGTCAATTAAATATCAAAAAACTCAAATTGGAACCTCCAATAATGCAACAAAACTTATGTAGGTTAAAATGAATCCACCGTCATAAATTCAACTAAAAGCATCATCATTATGTAATTCAGGGTTCATCTCCATCAAACGATATAGTCATGTTAAAAAGAAAAGGTACCTGTGAGTACCTTTTCTTAAATGTTCCTTAAATGCTTCTGCGCCTTTTACCTTTGCCTCTTGAAACTTCTCCTTGGCTTTCAGCTTCCACTTCAAAGTTAAGGACCTCACAgttattaatacaaattttatatatgtatgcAACAAACTTTACAAAAACAGCAGCTATGACATGATAGAAATCACACTTGTGTTATGGGCAATCTTCCGGTATGTTGTTGAGCATGTTAATATTAGGGTCAAGTCTGATTTCAATATGTAGTTAGCTTTTATATGATGTTTAGTGCTAAAGCATGAAGGTTAaggagctgaaattccaacatttCCATCCATGGAAAAGACGAAAGTTGCAAAGGTTACCAAGGGTCTACCAATAATGCAAGTTAGTTAGTTATACACATTGAACTTGCCTTATACGCAACTCGTGGCTTAAATTGGAGAGCCAAACTATTTCTTAGCGTTTTACATGCATTCAGACGAAATTAATTTGTTAAGATTTTTGCCATAATGAAATGAGTCCAACTTTTAATACTGGGAGAAACATGAGGCGAAAATGACCCAACGTGGGCCAGTTGATTCTAAGTACCGAGTCAAGATTATTTTTTTGTAAACATTTAAAATGTGTACTACTTAGTCAAATTCTAAGCCCATATTTTTCACAAATAGCTGGAGGCACACACCGGAAGATTGCCCTAATGTTTAAGTAACAATGATAGAAGGAAGGCCGCCCTTATTTGGTTTCAAACTACAGAAGTAAGTTATATGTTGCGCACCTGTTCCTTAGCTTGATCAGAATGTACATGTGTAATTACTCCACCAGCGCTCCAGTCGATATATCCTGGAATACGAGAAGTAACAGGGAAAAGAATCTCAACATCATGATGATTACCTTTGCCTGCGGCAATTTCTAATGGCGTGTGTCCAAACTGTAATAAAAACAAAGTTGAATTTCTTTAGCCGAATTATACACCAAAGAGAATTTAGGATTTATTGTCAAAAAAATTGCAAACACAAGCAAATCCACCATTCAAAAGTGCAAGATCTACGTTTAAATACCATTTTATAGATTCAGAAAGCTGGGCCTAGATAAGCATTAATAAAATGGTTGTTTCCTTGCATAAAATTCATCTGTGCACGACATAAGTCATAAGGTCGCATCAATATCTAGAAGTGTCACCAGAATGGGACCTTAATTAATATTATCATACTGCGGTGTATTAGTATCCTAATTATTAATTTAGTAGATCACATGATGGATGAACAGTCTTAACACATTCTAACCGGCAATAAAAAACGATTTGATCTTTTCATGGATCACCTAAATGGCGAGGAGATTTTCCTCAAGTATCTGCACATGTTACATCGGTAATACATTCAACAAAGCATGTCATCCGGATGTACTGAGCTTGCATGTAGAGATTAAAGATGGAATATGTAAAGGTTAAATAACATTACACAATTTGTAACATCGGGATCAGCACCAGCTTGAACTAAGCGCCTGATGATTTCTGTTAACCCTTTATGTGTTGCAATTATCAGAGGTGTTACTCCATATGATCCACCATCAGGGTCAGCACCAGCCTACAAAGATAGCAGGAGGTAGAAAGTTTTTCATGATATGCAAGCATCAAGTATCGTACTAGACCAACTTGCTAAAGTTTAAAGCAGCTATTTCATTCAAAACTTATTGTGCATCTATTAAATCTCAAATCTGTTTTGTACTTTGGTGACAGGATCTCCTAAAAACCTACATTGTGTGATCTCTGGAATCTCCCAAAATCACCCACATTCTATATACACTGTATACAAAATGGTTACACAAGTCACTGACATCTTAATTATGCATCAAACAAAACTCCAGCTAATTTCAGTATCCAAGATACTAGCAATCCCAGACACTGATATACTTAGACGAAAGACTATAAAAATGTGAAAACGACTAGATTTATGTAATATGTGAGCAAAGAGAAGTAATTCTATTACCGCAGAAGGAATTGAAAAcaataaaccaaaatcaaaaGCTGAAATGAAAAACACAAGGTAAATATTGAATAGCCTTCTGGAACActataatcaataaagagagaacAGAATTACAGCTACTGCTAAGAAAACTCCCAAGGGCAGGCATGTCACAGGGTGATCAAATTTGGTACCTCGAGTAAAAGCTCGACGCATTGTAATGACTGGGGTCGACCAGATACAACAGATACTGTCAGTGGTGTATACGAACGGCAAGACATCAAATTAGGCTGCATAGACAAAAGGAAGCTATATTATTGAGCTACATATagttggaaaagaaataacacggttACATAAATATATTAAAGAGAGAGATCCTTATTAGTAGTTCTATTGATGCTAACCATGGTTGCCAATGAGTATTCTGCCTTAACTTTAATCTCAAGTTACTTGCGCTCTAGTGAAAGGATAATTAGAACCCTCATTAGAGTATAAAGTTGAACGAAATTCCTTAATCCGGTACTCACTAAATTATAATAATTCTAGAGACGAAAAGAACAAAACATATCCGAAAACATAATGTCAAGCTCTGAGTATAAGCGGCACAACAGATGAACTACATAAGAAACACAGATAGGGTTTAATAATGTAGATTATTAACAAGTgcacatgtttttcatgaacaaCAAGTAACCTAACTTACATCTGCATTGTGATCCAACAAAATTCGTATCGCCTCGAGTTGGCCGTTATTAGCAGCCATATCTAGGGGTGACAGTGTAGCACCAGCCACTGCTAGAGGTGTCAGTGTGCCATCTTCACATGAACCATTTACATTAACACCTCTGGATAGTAATCTAGTGAGTATCTCTGTGAATCCTGCAGGCGATCTCACATTAAGTTTTATGCCCACGAAAGAGAAAGATGCAGAATAGATAAAAAACAATCATCATAgaatccaaaaaaagaaaaacataacgtCAATGGTACATAAGCAAGAACTTTAGAGTCGTTTAGAGTACTAAAGCAAGAAATATGTTGTTGCACGACAGAGCATTCTTCTATGGTTATAGCAGAAACCTCAGCCTTTATCTTAAGAAACCATATATGTAACATGAGAAAAGTTTTGAAAACAATGCACAAATGTTTTAAAATGTTAGATATGTGGTATATACCATGTTGAGCAGCATAATGCAGAGGAGTAGCACCGTCGGTGTTGCGTGTATTAGGATTAGCACCTTTTCCAAGTAGATAATCAACAGTGTTGATATTCCCATCCAGTGCTGCATGAGACAATGGAGAGTCACCTGTCCAACAACACAATTAGCAGTAAATTGACATCAAGTCCCCCCATTCTTTTAACTAAGCTCCGACTTATTTATTCTTCCATTTATTTatataccttttccatcatctttcaTATTGACATCAAGTCCCAATTCTTCAATCAAGTATTTGAGAACATTCAACTTCCCTTCTTCAGCAGCAAAATGGATAACTCCTACTCCATTATCATCTttgacactcatcactgtgtttgcTAATCCTCTTCCATCATCATATTTTGTAATCAATTCTAATCCGCCCTGAGAATAGTGTCACGTTTCACAACtgaaagtgaaaaagaaaaaagataacaGAAAAACTGAAACTAGTAATTGTTTGTTTTCAGGGTTTTATTGAAGAGTAAAGAATACATACAATCACGATATTCACGACAATCCATTTCCCGGAAAGTGTTTTGATCTACAAGGCTCCAGTAAGCTCTATGGAactggaggaagaagatgaatagcGCTCAAGCCTCAAGGGAAAGTTTCTTGATTATTTTGTATTGTTTAGTCCCTAGCATCTTTCTCCCATTTATTTATTATTACTAATTATTAAACTAAACTGATCAAAATGTTAGTACAGtctattttataattttaacttATTTTTAGGAAAAAGTGAGTAAAGAACCTGCCAGTCAAGATACTTGAAAATTGGCATGAACAGCAATACTTTCAAAAAATTGGTGGTTTCTTACATGGAATGACTAAATTCTACACCTTCTAAACCCTTAACAGAAGATGAGACAAATACactccttttttcttctttttacaaggGATGATTAAGATCCCTGCCTGTGACTGAGTACAActacaacaacaagaaaacaactacaacaacaaaaatctacaaaaatttgGTTAATAGTCTAAATCAACTACTTGCAGGTTCTAGTGTTCGATATTGCCTGTGTGTTATCGATCTTGTGCCATTTTCATCGGTACATAAATCTTCATCCATGTCTTCTTTCGGAGGGAAACCACGTGTTCGTGCTAATAACCATTGATCAATGACCCCACAGTCGATTGCATAACTAATTGTGCTCTCTAGGTATCCTGTATCGGTCATAAGATGCGGTTGGACTGCTAACATTCTCATGAGTCCTGGAGATTGATAAAAAAACAAGTTGTTCGCAAATTAAAATCTCAATCAAAGAGAAAGTGATTAAACTGACGACGTACTCTTGCCAGGTAAAAGAAAGGTTTTAAGAAACATATACCTGCCACAATACCATCTCCTGATTCCGACATGTCACATGTGAAGGGGGTTATCGGTGGATCCTCCATTCCATGAACCGAGCCATTGTTATCCTTGGTGTAGTAGTGAATCTTAGAAGTCCCGTTTGTTACAAACAAAACCTTCAGATTTTCATGCCAAAGAGGCATGACCATGTCCTGCTTATGATGTGCAAATTTAATCTTGTCGTTGTCTTTGGTATCAAATTTCTCTAAAGGCTTCATCCCACGGAGAAACTCAAGTTCTTGCTTGGTAACCTCAATAATGTCAGACAGATTCCAGGCTTGTTGTATAAACATCTTAGTTTCCTCATTAGACTTCCATAACGGTAATGGAAGGTTTAAATCGAAGAAAATATCCGAGCCTAATTTCCTCGCAATTCTAATGGCCCGTAATGTAGTAGATCTCATGTCTTTGTCCAGCAGTGATGACGAGTTGAAGTAGAACATCTTAGCCTGCATAGATAGATGGGTCTTAGAGGTGATTAAATCCTAGTTAAGTGTTTAAAACTGAAAATAAACTTTGTATATTAAGCACTACTGTAACCTAAATCCATAACATACTTTGCTAGATTTTACCATTTCTAATATTTAATTTCACTCCTGAACTTCCAGGAAACGATTTAGGCCTTTGGCTAGAGAAATACTCATGGCAGATTCTGATTGGACAACTAATAGCATTATAAAAGTTGAAGCAGCAATTGCGGATATAAGTTCAGATTAACTACTGCAAAGAGAAAATGTGAACCATTTTTTAAAGTTCTGAGGATAGGAAAGTGTTGTTTTACCTCTTTCAGCACATCAATGTTGATTTCGGATTTTGATAACGAGTCTTCAGCGCATGGTTTTACACACATCCCTCTCAACCGTCCCTTTTTACTAATCTTCATATGTGATACTGCTGTAAGTCTTTTAGAATCCACATTAATTGATCGAGTCTGCACGTTGTGCATATTCAGATAATACAGCATGCCTTTACCATACTCATCATCGCCAAGTTTCCCCATGAACTCGACTCTGCCACCTAATTTTGCAAGAGCCACGGAGACACTACTTGCTGAACTGCCAGGGGCCCTTACAAATTTTTCTGGTGCCCACAATGCGTCTTTCAACCTTTCATGGATCTTCTGGTCTATGAGTCTGTTTGCCGGCCGGCCAGATGGTATAAAGGCATGTTGAGCGGCTCCATAGCAGCAAACAAGAGGGGGCCAGCTATATGAAAAACTAATATCATCTTCTTCACCTCGTGGAATATCTAAGTCACCCTCGTCGTCATCATCAATGTTTGCGGTGAAAGTAATGTCTTCATGATCACTAAACTCCGcatcacttccttcatcatccaAATTGTCAATCTTCTTTGTGGACTTCTTCCGACTGACCTTCTTGACAGTTTCCTCGTCATCATTAAGTTCTACATCAGATCCTTGAGCATCCGTGTCAACAATCTTGCTTTTAGTTTTTCTTCGACTGACCTTGACAGGTTCCTCATCATCACTAAGATCTACATCAATTCCTTGATCATCCATATTTTCGATCTTCTTTTTGGATTTCCTTTGCCTGACCTTCTTGACAGGTTCCTCATTATCACTAACTTCTGCATCACTTCCTTCATCACTCTTCTTTTTAGACTTCCTCCGAGTGACCTTCTTCTCAGAGGTCTCACCGTCTGAGCCAAGGATTGACGTTGCAGCTGTATAATGATTGATTTATTCCATGAGCTTATCAATGAGGTCAAGTTTcaaagaatcaaaaaaataagAAGGGATGACAGAAACCACATGGCTATCGAAAACATATAAAGCGAATTGGTCCCCAGATTTGAAAGGAACTACAGATGATAGATACACAGTACCTTTTTTTCTTGTACGTTTAGCAGTCGTCTTAGTATCGTCATCTTCAGCTACATCACTAACAATTGCTGATGCAGAAGGGTCTTGCTGAGTCTCCAAAGTTGTTTTCTTCTTACTTTTTCGTGGAGCTTTTTTAGAAATCTTAACTGAGTTCTCCACTTCAGTGTCTCCAACATTTCCTACATCTTCAACTCCTGATTCTACAGTTTTCTTTTTAGAAACGGCTCTAAGGAACCAGCACGCCTTTCGTGATTTGAAGTCGTTAAGACGAGCAAAGCTTGGTGTTATTAAGATAGGGGACTTTGACTGCCACCTACAAAAAAAACAAGGAACCAATCACA
This genomic stretch from Papaver somniferum cultivar HN1 chromosome 5, ASM357369v1, whole genome shotgun sequence harbors:
- the LOC113277230 gene encoding ankyrin-3-like, producing the protein MSVKDDNGVGVIHFAAEEGKLNVLKYLIEELGLDVNMKDDGKGDSPLSHAALDGNINTVDYLLGKGANPNTRNTDGATPLHYAAQHGFTEILTRLLSRGVNVNGSCEDGTLTPLAVAGATLSPLDMAANNGQLEAIRILLDHNADPNLMSCRSYTPLTVSVVSGRPQSLQCVELLLEAGADPDGGSYGVTPLIIATHKGLTEIIRRLVQAGADPDVTNCFGHTPLEIAAGKGNHHDVEILFPVTSRIPGYIDWSAGGVITHVHSDQAKEQASDIAPYDANVLSNRSMCWARVKDGKSALETASKCILLRPDWPKAYYRAGVAYNLLKRYRCAQEAFLEGLKLSPNNQELKDAYREAVEAQLNTA
- the LOC113280924 gene encoding fructokinase-like 2, chloroplastic translates to MASFIISPTFLLPRWQSKSPILITPSFARLNDFKSRKACWFLRAVSKKKTVESGVEDVGNVGDTEVENSVKISKKAPRKSKKKTTLETQQDPSASAIVSDVAEDDDTKTTAKRTRKKAATSILGSDGETSEKKVTRRKSKKKSDEGSDAEVSDNEEPVKKVRQRKSKKKIENMDDQGIDVDLSDDEEPVKVSRRKTKSKIVDTDAQGSDVELNDDEETVKKVSRKKSTKKIDNLDDEGSDAEFSDHEDITFTANIDDDDEGDLDIPRGEEDDISFSYSWPPLVCCYGAAQHAFIPSGRPANRLIDQKIHERLKDALWAPEKFVRAPGSSASSVSVALAKLGGRVEFMGKLGDDEYGKGMLYYLNMHNVQTRSINVDSKRLTAVSHMKISKKGRLRGMCVKPCAEDSLSKSEINIDVLKEAKMFYFNSSSLLDKDMRSTTLRAIRIARKLGSDIFFDLNLPLPLWKSNEETKMFIQQAWNLSDIIEVTKQELEFLRGMKPLEKFDTKDNDKIKFAHHKQDMVMPLWHENLKVLFVTNGTSKIHYYTKDNNGSVHGMEDPPITPFTCDMSESGDGIVAGLMRMLAVQPHLMTDTGYLESTISYAIDCGVIDQWLLARTRGFPPKEDMDEDLCTDENGTRSITHRQYRTLEPASS